One genomic window of Mustela lutreola isolate mMusLut2 chromosome 14, mMusLut2.pri, whole genome shotgun sequence includes the following:
- the S100A14 gene encoding protein S100-A14 encodes MGQCRSASAEDEQEFSDVERAIETLIKNFHQYSVESGKETLTPSELQDLVTQQLPHLMPSNGGLEEKIANLGSCNDSKLEFGTFWELIGEAARSVKLESPVRGS; translated from the exons ATGGGACAGTGTCGGTCAGCCAGTGCTGAG GATGAGCAGGAATTCAGCGACGTGGAGAGGGCCATCGAGACCCTCATCAAGAACTTCCACCAGTACTCTGTGGAGAGTGGGAAGGAGACGCTGACCCCTTCTGAACTTCAGGACCTGGTCACCCAGCAGCTGCCTCACCTCATGCCG aGCAACGGTGGGCTGGAAGAGAAAATCGCCAACTTGGGCAGCTGTAACGACTCTAAACTAGAGTTTGGGACTTTCTGGGAGCTGATTGGAGAAGCAGCCAGGAGTGTGAAGCTGGAAAGCCCTGTCCGGGGCAGCTGA